A genome region from Oncorhynchus masou masou isolate Uvic2021 chromosome 14, UVic_Omas_1.1, whole genome shotgun sequence includes the following:
- the LOC135554205 gene encoding protein Tob2-like — MHLEVKVALNFIVSYLYNKLPRRRADLFGEELEQILLSHYEGHWYPEAPLRGSAFRCLHLGAPSDPVVELAARRSGLDTEEVRANVPPELSVWIDPYEVSYQIGEKGAIKVLYLEDPSGLGGEGEMVEVVSGVSKGDMEVEEAKSLGFNPEAQVFVPIGAQISPVLLPSLSSTPAPLSASSCPVIFSYPSSSTPTNPTAHSSNTSTPSPPSAGLPYPPSQQPTAALPSTRPPLQPITFTTASFAATKFGSTKMKKCGGSGSAGGSGVGVPPPQRMLARSPTNISPPGLLKHKPLSVSLHSLGAQIPSQLSPNAKEFVYPASPGTLYFDNDAPLILSHSSPFQLPHPAHSHPSFDPFSSPPPGPAVGAIGGSGGISYMEKPSFVEGIGGYNLQYPSQAFQPVVLAN, encoded by the coding sequence ATGCACCTAGAGGTAAAGGTAGCTCTGAATTTCATTGTGTCCTACCTGTACAACAAACTGCCCCGACGTCGTGCTGACCTCTTCGGGGAGGAGTTGGAGCAGATACTGTTGTCGCACTATGAAGGCCACTGGTACCCTGAAGCTCCTCTGCGGGGCTCTGCCTTCCGCTGCTTGCACCTAGGGGCCCCCAGTGACCCAGTGGTGGAGCTAGCTGCCAGGAGAAGTGGACTGGACACAGAGGAAGTGCGTGCCAATGTCCCCCCTGAGCTGAGTGTGTGGATTGACCCCTATGAAGTGTCCTACCAAATCGGGGAGAAGGGAGCCATTAAGGTCCTGTACTTGGAGGATCCATCCGGCTTAGGTGGAGAAGGCGAAATGGTGGAAGTAGTAAGTGGAGTGAGTAAAGGGGACATGGAGGTAGAGGAGGCCAAGAGCTTAGGGTTCAACCCTGAGGCCCAGGTGTTTGTTCCAATTGGAGCCCAGATATCTCCAGTTCTGCTTCCTTCCCTCTCCAGCACACCCGCACCCCTCTCGGCCTCATCCTGCCCAGTGATTTTCAGCTATCCCAGCTCCAGCACACCCACGAACCCAACTGCCCACTCCTCTAACACATCCACACCTTCCCCTCCAAGTGCGGGACTCCCTTACCCCCCCTCTCAGCAGCCAACGGCTGCCCTGCCCAGCACCCGTCCACCGCTGCAGCCCATCACCTTCACCACGGCCAGTTTCGCCGCAACAAAATTTGGTTCCACCAAGATGAAGAAGTGTGGCGGTTCCGGATCGGCTGGCGGCTCGGGTGTAGGTGTGCCCCCGCCACAGAGGATGCTCGCCCGTTCCCCCACCAACATCTCTCCCCCAGGGCTGCTGAAACACAAGCCCCTCTCAGTCTCCCTGCACTCCCTGGGGGCTCAGATCCCCAGCCAGCTCTCCCCTAATGCCAAAGAGTTTGTTTACCCGGCATCCCCAGGGACCCTATACTTTGACAACGATGCTCCGCTCATACTTTCACACTCAAGCCCCTTCCAGCTCCCTCACCCTGCCCACTCCCACCCCTCATTTGACCCATTCTCCAGCCCCCCACCTGGTCCAGCTGTTGGTGCCATTGGTGGTAGCGGTGGGATTTCTTACATGGAGAAGCCCTCATTTGTGGAAGGTATAGGGGGCTATAACCTGCAATATCCCAGCCAGGCCTTCCAGCCGGTGGTGCTGGCCAACTAA
- the LOC135554204 gene encoding thyrotroph embryonic factor-like has translation MDIPPPNILEGDDEIEKKKLCSADNGEAGVGGASGGTGGTGIGGVSASLTPAIWEKTIPYDGETFHLEYMDLDEFLQENGIPVTLEEELQKSLAQEETRPPFTTSDTETVTLTLEPAEQEKEEEDGDDEDAVSGFEATEVEVSKNKKEGKSADRLTPTPIDPEDIEVDINFQPDPTDLVLSSVPGGELFNPRKHKFSDEDLKPQPMIKKAKKVFVPTEQKDDKYWSRRKKNNVAAKRSRDARRLKENQITVRASFLERENAALRLQVAELRKDCGRCKNIMSRYEAKYGPL, from the exons ATGGACATTCCCCCACCTAATATTCTCGAAGGCGACGATG AAATAGAGAAGAAGAAGTTGTGCTCTGCCGATAATGGCGAGGCCGGTGTTGGAGGGGCCAGTGGTGGGACTGGAGGTACAGGCATTGGAGGGGTGTCCGCCTCCCTTACCCCTGCCATCTGGGAGAAGACCATCCCCTATGATGGGGAGACCTTCCACTTGGAGTACATGGACCTGGATGAGTTCCTGCAGGAGAATGGCATCCCAGTCACCCTAGAGGAGGAGCTGCAGAAGAGCCTGGCCCAGGAGGAAACAAGACCCCCTTTCACCACCTCTGACACAGAGACGGTCACACTCACCTTAGAGCCAGCTGAAcaagagaaggaagaagaagatgGGGACGATGAAGATGCTGTGTCTGGGTTTGAAGCAACGGAGGTTGAAGTGTCTAAAAATAAAAAAG AGGGGAAGTCTGCAGACCGACTCACACCCACTCCCATCGACCCGGAGGACATTGAGGTGGACATCAACTTCCAGCCGGACCCCACAGACCTGGTGCTGTCCAGCGTGCCTGGGGGTGAGCTGTTCAACCCACGCAAACACAAGTTCTCTGACGAGGACCTCAAACCACAACCCATGATCAAGAAGGCCAAAAAGGTCTTTGTGCCCACTGAGCAGAAG GATGATAAATACTGGTCGAGGAGGAAGAAGAACAACGTGGCAGCCAAACGTTCACGTGACGCCCGGCGGCTGAAGGAGAACCAAATCACAGTGCGCGCTTCGTTTCTGGAGAGGGAAAATGCGGCGTTGCGGCTTCAAGTGGCTGAGTTGCGAAAGGACTGTGGTCGCTGCAAGAACATTATGTCCCGATATGAAGCCAAATACGGACCATTGTAA
- the LOC135554206 gene encoding aconitate hydratase, mitochondrial-like: MASYCMTVTRLRLVLGEGARRLHVSSAFNAKPKVAMSRFEPGTSISYEKLHENIDIVRKRLNRPLTLSEKIVYGHLDDPVGQDIARGRTYLRLRPDRVAMQDATAQMAMLQFISSGLPKVAVPSTIHCDHLIEAQIGGVEDLKRAKEVNQEVYNFLATAGAKYGVGFWKPGSGIIHQIILENYAYPGVLLIGTDSHTPNGGGLGSICIGVGGADAVDVMAGIPWELKCPNVIGVKLTGSLSGWTSPKDVILKVAGILTVKGGTGAIVEYHGPGVDSISCTGMATICNMGAEIGATTSVFPYNHRMKTYLNKTGRADIAALADEHKDDLVPDKGCKYDQVIEINLSELKPHINGPFTPDLAHPVSEIGAVAEKNGWPLEVKVGLIGSCTNSSYEDMGRAASLAKQALDKGLKCKAAFTVTPGSEQIRATIERDGFSKILRDVGGVVLANACGPCIGQWDRKDVKMGEKNTIVTSYNRNFTSRNDANPATHAFVTSPEIVTALAIAGTLKFDPETDYLTAANGEKFKLEPPNGDELPARDFDPGQDTYQHPPAESGSVMVDVSPTSTRLQLLKPFDKWNGKDLEDLQVLIKVKGKCTTDHISAAGPWLKFRGHLDNISNNMLIGAINIENDAVNKIKNRLTGEYGGVPDVARHYKANGLSWVVVGDDNYGEGSSREHAALEPRHLGGRVILVKSFARIHETNLKKQGMLPLTFADPTDYDKIRPDDKISITGLATFAPGKPLKGVVKHGDGSQDIITLNHTFNENQVEWFHAGSALNRMKELQ; the protein is encoded by the exons ATGGCGTCCTATTGTATGACTGTCACTCGGCTTCGG CTTGTCCTTGGAGAAGGGGCAAGGCGTCTCCATGTTTCTTCAGCCTTCAACGCCAAGCCCAAGGTTGCCATGAGTCGCTTTGAGCCTGGCACCAGCATCAGCTATGAGAAACTGCATGAGAACATCGACATTGTGCGCAAGAG GCTCAATCGCCCCCTCACCTTGTCGGAGAAGATTGTGTACGGTCACCTGGATGACCCTGTGGGGCAGGACATCGCCAGGGGCCGCACTTACCTGCGTCTGCGTCCGGACCGCGTGGCCATGCAAGACGCCACGGCCCAGATGGCCATGCTACAGTTCATCAGCAGCGGCCTGCCCAAGGTGGCCGTGCCTTCAACCATCCACTGTGACCACCTGATTGAGGCGCAGATCGGAGGCGTCGAGGATCTAAAGAGGGCCAAG GAAGTGAATCAGGAGGTTTACAACTTTCTGGCAACAGCTGGAGCCAAATATGGAGTTGGCTTCTGGAAACCAGGCTCTGGAATCATTCACCAG ATAATTCTAGAGAACTATGCCTACCCAGGAGTCCTGCTGATTGGTACAGACTCCCACACACCTAATGGGGGCGGCCTGGGCTCCATCTGCATCGGAGTGGGTGGCGCTGACGCTGTGGACGTCATGGCTGGTATCCCATGGGAGCTCAAGTGTCCCAAT GTGATTGGCGTGAAGCTGACAGGTAGTCTATCGGGCTGGACTTCTCCCAAGGATGTTATCCTGAAGGTGGCTGGGATCCTGACAGTGAAGGGGGGCACTGGAGCCATCGTGGAGTACCATGGCCCAGGCGTCGACTCCATTTCCTGCACCG GTATGGCAACTATCTGCAACATGGGAGCTGAAATTGGGGCCACCACCTCTGTTTTCCCCTACAACCACCGCATGAAGACTTACCTGAATAAGACTGGACGTGCAG ACATCGCTGCCCTGGCTGACGAGCATAAGGATGACTTGGTCCCTGACAAAGGCTGCAAGTACGACCAGGTCATTGAGATCAACCTGAGTGAG CTGAAGCCTCATATCAACGGGCCCTTCACTCCTGACCTGGCCCACCCAGTGTCTGAGATTGGTGCTGTGGCTGAAAAGAACGGCTGGCCCCTGGAGGTCAAAGTGG GTCTGATTGGCAGCTGCACCAACTCCAGCTATGAGGACATGGGCCGCGCTGCTTCCCTGGCCAAACAGGCCCTAGACAAAGGCCTGAAGTGCAAGGCTGCGTTCACCGTCACCCCCGGCTCTGAGCAGATCCGTGCCACCATCGAGCGGGATGGCTTT TCTAAGATCCTGAGGGATGTGGGTGGAGTGGTCCTTGCTAACGCTTGTGGACCCTGCATTGGCCAGTGGGACAGGAAGGATGTGAAGATGGGGGAGAAGAACACTATCGTCACCTCCTACAACAGGAACTTCACTTCCAGGAATGATGCTAACCCTGCCACTCATGCGTTCGTCACATCCCCTGAG ATTGTCACAGCCTTGGCCATCGCGGGTACCCTGAAGTTTGATCCTGAGACGGACTACCTCACCGCTGCCAATGGTGAGAAATTCAAGTTGGAGCCACCCAATGGCGATGAGCTACCTGCCCGTGACTTTGACCCCGGCCAGGACACCTACCAACACCCCCCTGCCGAGAGCGGCTCTGTTATGGTGGACGTCAGCCCCACCAGCACCCGCCTGCAGCTACTGAAGCCCTTTGACAAGTGGAACGGCAAGGACCTTGAGGACCTGCAAGTGCTGATCAAG GTGAAAGGCAAGTGCACCACAGACCATATCAGTGCCGCCGGCCCCTGGCTCAAGTTTCGCGGTCACCTCGACAACATCTCCAACAACATGCTCATCGGAGCAATCAACATCGAGAACGACGCGGTCAACAAGATCAAGAACCGGCTGACGGGAGAGTACGGGGGCGTGCCTGACGTGGCTCGCCACTACAAG gCTAACGGTCTGTCGTGGGTGGTTGTGGGGGATGACAACTACGGGGAGGGCTCGAGCAGAGAGCACGCAGCCCTGGAGCCCAGACACCTGGGAGGCAGGGTCATCCTCGTCAAGAGCTTTGCCAGGATCCACG AGACCAACTTGAAGAAGCAGGGCATGCTGCCCTTGACCTTTGCCGACCCCACTGACTATGACAAAATCCGCCCCGATGACAAGATCTCCATCACAGGCCTCGCAACCTTTGCCCCCGGCAAG CCCCTGAAGGGAGTGGTGAAGCACGGTGACGGCAGCCAAGACATCATCACCCTGAACCACACCTTCAACGAGAACCAGGTCGAGTGGTTCCACGCCGGCAGCGCCCTCAACAGGATGAAGGAGCTTCAGTAA